A window of Silurus meridionalis isolate SWU-2019-XX chromosome 4, ASM1480568v1, whole genome shotgun sequence contains these coding sequences:
- the gba gene encoding lysosomal acid glucosylceramidase isoform X2, giving the protein MRNTDLFFLILLLTGTFTHIRGSSECKARSFGQSSVVCECNATYCDSVGHVSLPAVGHFLSFLSSRAGARLQRNQGPVQKNSTGAALRITVVPTEKYQHVKGFGGAMTDAAAMNILSLSSRAQDQLLRQYFSPEGIEYNMVRVPMGSCDFSTRLYTYADLPEDYSLRNFSLAEEDTRMKIPLLQKAQALSARPLSLFASAWSSPAWLKTSGVLIGKGSLKGKPGGKAYKTWAQYYIRFLEEYEKHNLSFWGLTTGNEPTAGELTNYSFQALGFTPELQRDWIAMDLGPTLHSSPYSKTRLIILDDQRLLLPYWARVVLSDIHAAQYVHGIGVHWYLDQFVPAKFTLTATHDLYPEYFILGTEASTGWRNIDRGVRLGSWERAEDYAHDIIEDLNNYVAGWTDWNLALDMSGGPNWVKNFVDSSIIVDQSKDVFYKQPMFYSMAHFSKFLWEGSRRIGLSTSEHTSLETSAFLRPDGSVLLIVLNRSDAEVQFEVWDQTLGFLPTSAPPHSILTLLWATS; this is encoded by the exons ATGAGGAATACGGATCTGTTTTTTCTGATCCTTCTACTAACGGGGACATTCACACACATCAGAG GCAGCAGTGAATGTAAGGCGAGATCTTTTGGACAGAGCTcagtagtgtgtgagtgtaatgcTACATACTGCGACTCTGTTGGTCATGTCAGCTTGCCCGCTGTGGGCCACTTCCTGTCGTTCCTGAGCAGCAGGGCGGGTGCGAGACTTCAGAGGAACCAGGGACCTGTGCAAAAGAACAGCACTGGAGCAG CTCTCAGGATCACTGTGGTCCCCACAGAAAAGTACCAGCATGTTAAGGGCTTTGGAGGAGCCATGACAGATGCGGCTGCCATGAACATTCTCTCGCTGTCGAGTAGAGCCCAGGACCAGCTGCTCAGACAGTATTTTTCCCCAGagg GTATAGAATACAACATGGTCCGAGTACCGATGGGAAGTTGTGATTTTTCGACTCGTCTGTATACATACGCCGACTTGCCAGAGGACTACAGCTTGCGTAACTTTAGCCTGGCTGAAGAAGACACGCGCATGAAG ATTCCTTTGCTGCAGAAGGCACAAGCCCTGTCTGCTCGTCCACTGTCGCTGTTCGCTTCTGCCTGGAGCTCACCAGCTTGGTTGAAGACCAGTGGTGTGCTCATAGGGAAGGGGTCGCTTAAAGGAAAGCCTGGGGGCAAAGCGTATAAAACATGGGCGCAGTACTATATAAG ATTTCTGGAAGAGTATGAGAAGCACAATCTCTCATTCTGGGGGCTGACCACAGGAAATGAACCCACTGCAGGTGAATTGACCAATTACAGCTTCCAGGCTTTGGGTTTTACTCCTGAGCTTCAGCGCGATTGGATTGCTATGGACCTCGGTCCTACACTCCATTCATCTCCATATTCCAAAACCCGCCTTATAATCCTAGATGACCAGAGACTCCTGCTTCCTTACTGGGCCAGAGTG GTTCTGAGTGATATTCATGCCGCTCAATATGTCCACGGCATCGGCGTTCACTGGTACTTGGATCAATTCGTTCCTGCCAAATTCACACTGACGGCCACACATGACCTCTACCCTGAGTACTTCATTTTGGGCACAGAGGCGTCTACTGGTTGGCGCAATATTGACCGTGGTGTGCGTTTGGGCAGCTGGGAAAGAGCTGAAGATTATGCCCATGACATTATAGAG GACCTAAATAACTATGTGGCTGGATGGACAGACTGGAACTTAGCACTCGATATGAGTGGTGGACCAAACTGGGTCAAGAATTTTGTGGACAGTTCCATTATTGTGGACCAGAGCAAAGACGTCTTTTACAAGCAGCCGATGTTTTACAGCATGGCCCACTTCAG CAAGTTCCTGTGGGAGGGGTCTCGGAGAATAGGGCTGTCTACTTCTGAACACACCTCGTTGGAAACATCAGCCTTCCTCAGACCTGATGGTTCAGTACTGCTGATTGTCTTAAACAG GTCTGATGCTGAGGTGCAGTTTGAAGTATGGGACCAGACCCTGGGCTTTCTGCCTACAAGTGCTCCTCCTCACTCCATCCTCACACTACTGTGGGCCACATCTTAA
- the gba gene encoding lysosomal acid glucosylceramidase isoform X1, with protein sequence MRNTDLFFLILLLTGTFTHIRAGSSECKARSFGQSSVVCECNATYCDSVGHVSLPAVGHFLSFLSSRAGARLQRNQGPVQKNSTGAALRITVVPTEKYQHVKGFGGAMTDAAAMNILSLSSRAQDQLLRQYFSPEGIEYNMVRVPMGSCDFSTRLYTYADLPEDYSLRNFSLAEEDTRMKIPLLQKAQALSARPLSLFASAWSSPAWLKTSGVLIGKGSLKGKPGGKAYKTWAQYYIRFLEEYEKHNLSFWGLTTGNEPTAGELTNYSFQALGFTPELQRDWIAMDLGPTLHSSPYSKTRLIILDDQRLLLPYWARVVLSDIHAAQYVHGIGVHWYLDQFVPAKFTLTATHDLYPEYFILGTEASTGWRNIDRGVRLGSWERAEDYAHDIIEDLNNYVAGWTDWNLALDMSGGPNWVKNFVDSSIIVDQSKDVFYKQPMFYSMAHFSKFLWEGSRRIGLSTSEHTSLETSAFLRPDGSVLLIVLNRSDAEVQFEVWDQTLGFLPTSAPPHSILTLLWATS encoded by the exons ATGAGGAATACGGATCTGTTTTTTCTGATCCTTCTACTAACGGGGACATTCACACACATCAGAG CAGGCAGCAGTGAATGTAAGGCGAGATCTTTTGGACAGAGCTcagtagtgtgtgagtgtaatgcTACATACTGCGACTCTGTTGGTCATGTCAGCTTGCCCGCTGTGGGCCACTTCCTGTCGTTCCTGAGCAGCAGGGCGGGTGCGAGACTTCAGAGGAACCAGGGACCTGTGCAAAAGAACAGCACTGGAGCAG CTCTCAGGATCACTGTGGTCCCCACAGAAAAGTACCAGCATGTTAAGGGCTTTGGAGGAGCCATGACAGATGCGGCTGCCATGAACATTCTCTCGCTGTCGAGTAGAGCCCAGGACCAGCTGCTCAGACAGTATTTTTCCCCAGagg GTATAGAATACAACATGGTCCGAGTACCGATGGGAAGTTGTGATTTTTCGACTCGTCTGTATACATACGCCGACTTGCCAGAGGACTACAGCTTGCGTAACTTTAGCCTGGCTGAAGAAGACACGCGCATGAAG ATTCCTTTGCTGCAGAAGGCACAAGCCCTGTCTGCTCGTCCACTGTCGCTGTTCGCTTCTGCCTGGAGCTCACCAGCTTGGTTGAAGACCAGTGGTGTGCTCATAGGGAAGGGGTCGCTTAAAGGAAAGCCTGGGGGCAAAGCGTATAAAACATGGGCGCAGTACTATATAAG ATTTCTGGAAGAGTATGAGAAGCACAATCTCTCATTCTGGGGGCTGACCACAGGAAATGAACCCACTGCAGGTGAATTGACCAATTACAGCTTCCAGGCTTTGGGTTTTACTCCTGAGCTTCAGCGCGATTGGATTGCTATGGACCTCGGTCCTACACTCCATTCATCTCCATATTCCAAAACCCGCCTTATAATCCTAGATGACCAGAGACTCCTGCTTCCTTACTGGGCCAGAGTG GTTCTGAGTGATATTCATGCCGCTCAATATGTCCACGGCATCGGCGTTCACTGGTACTTGGATCAATTCGTTCCTGCCAAATTCACACTGACGGCCACACATGACCTCTACCCTGAGTACTTCATTTTGGGCACAGAGGCGTCTACTGGTTGGCGCAATATTGACCGTGGTGTGCGTTTGGGCAGCTGGGAAAGAGCTGAAGATTATGCCCATGACATTATAGAG GACCTAAATAACTATGTGGCTGGATGGACAGACTGGAACTTAGCACTCGATATGAGTGGTGGACCAAACTGGGTCAAGAATTTTGTGGACAGTTCCATTATTGTGGACCAGAGCAAAGACGTCTTTTACAAGCAGCCGATGTTTTACAGCATGGCCCACTTCAG CAAGTTCCTGTGGGAGGGGTCTCGGAGAATAGGGCTGTCTACTTCTGAACACACCTCGTTGGAAACATCAGCCTTCCTCAGACCTGATGGTTCAGTACTGCTGATTGTCTTAAACAG GTCTGATGCTGAGGTGCAGTTTGAAGTATGGGACCAGACCCTGGGCTTTCTGCCTACAAGTGCTCCTCCTCACTCCATCCTCACACTACTGTGGGCCACATCTTAA
- the rnf115a gene encoding E3 ubiquitin-protein ligase RNF115, with protein MAEAAAVPPHRFFCHCCKGEVRPKLPEYICPRCDSGFIEEVPEDSSLLDNNTNGLDDTASQFAELWQLLFVERPFTVDLDSPDSEPRVPGGAVGLGLGGGPFGGSVPGGLSGTLGGPLGGGGEHWGPSRPPRLHTQRRYRSRGSSRPDRSPAVEGIVQQFLAGLFANSGAPGSPPLSWTGMLHSNPGDYAWGQGGLDAVITQLLGQFENTGPPPAEKEKISSLPTVIVSQEQADSSLECPVCKEDYTVGEPVRQLPCNHFFHSDCIVPWLELHDTCPVCRKSLSGEDSSNQPPSEPSSVNTEPRTQERWSY; from the exons GAGTATATCTGCCCCAGATGTGACTCTGGATTTATTGAGGAGGTGCCCGAAGACTCCAG TCTTTTGGACAATAATACAAATGGCCTTGATGACACAGCGTCACAGTTTGCAGAG CTCTGGCAGCTTCTGTTTGTGGAGCGGCCGTTCACAGTGGATTTGGACAGCCCCGACTCCGAGCCACGGGTTCCAGGGGGTGCTGTAGGATTAGGTCTGGGAGGAGGACCATTTGGTGGCTCTGTCCCTGGGGGCCTCAGCGGGACCCTCGGTGGCCCGTTAGGAGGGGGAGGAGAGCACTGGGGTCCCAGCCGTCCCCCTCGCCTGCACACACAGAGGAGATACAGATCCAGAGGAAGCAGTCGGCCGGATCGTTCTCCTGCTGTAGAGGG aatagtACAACAGTTTCTTGCTGGCCTTTTTGCCAATTCAGGTGCTCCAGGTTCACCTCCTCTCTCATG GACAGGCATGCTGCACTCAAATCCTGGTGACTATGCCTGGGGGCAGGGGGGTCTGGATGCAGTCATTACACAG TTACTGGGTCAGTTCGAGAACACAGGTCCTCCTCctgcagagaaagagaaaatctcTTCCCTCCCCACAGTCATTGTTTCTCAGGAACAGGCTG ACAGCAGTTTGGAGTGTCCGGTGTGTAAAGAGGACTACACAGTCGGGGAGCCAGTCAGGCAGCTGCCCTGCAACCACTTCTTCCACAGTGACTGCATTGTACCCTGGTTAGAACTG CATGACACATGTCCGGTATGCAGGAAGAGTTTGAGTGGAGAGGACAGCAGCAATCAGCCCCCCTCAGAGCCCTCTTCCGTAAACACGGAGCCCCGCACACAGGAAAGATGGTCCTACTGA